From Anopheles funestus chromosome 3RL, idAnoFuneDA-416_04, whole genome shotgun sequence, a single genomic window includes:
- the LOC125771070 gene encoding nucleolar GTP-binding protein 1, translated as MSLYNFKKIMVVPPAKSFIDIMLSKTQRKTPTVVHKHYKISRIRAFYMRKVKYTQQNFHDRLTQIIQDFPKLDDVHPFYADLMNVLYDKDHYKLALGQLNTARHLIDTVAKDYVRLLKFGDSLYRCKQLKKAALGRMATIMKRQASNLTYLEEVRQHLSRLPSIDPYTRTIIVCGFPNVGKSSFLNKVTRADVDVQPYAFTTKSLYVGHMDHKYLRWQVIDTPGILDHPLEERNVIEMQAITAMAHLRACIMYVMDVSEQCGHSIEEQAKLFDSIKPLFANKPLVLVLNKTDVLKFSELAPEKQQIIEALSEDREVIPILEMSTATEEGVMEVKLEACERLLGYRVDQKLKTKKLDGILNRLHVAMPEKRDEKDRPAFIPESVLAARTANADKIAKRQRKLEKEIELEMGDEYTLDLKKNYTTIPEEERYDVIPEFLNGVNIADYIDADIFEKLEELEREEGLRMDSGFYEPPALNLDETLLEIREMAKQIRLRRFQLKDSRKLAQKSGRPIMPRHKQAMVRTRKADDLRKTMENLGVDMSGTDDSNFTKNQVSIKRGIIPAVGGPKTPKKDHESRAICKATGLPLKRKTPRNELGIKDVMLKAKAKIMAKHDIAKRVTKMSRRGEADRHIPDLKPKHLFAGKRGAGKTERR; from the exons ATGAGTCTGTACAACTTCAAAAAGATTATGGTGGTGCCGCCCGCCAAG TCCTTCATCGATATTATGCTATCGAAGACCCAGCGGAAGACGCCCACCGTTGTACACAAGCACTACAAAATCAGCCGCATCCGTGCGTTCTACATGCGCAAGGTGAAGTACACGCAGCAGAACTTCCACGATCGGTTAACCCAAATCATCCAGGACTTCCCGAAGCTGGACGATGTACATCCGTTCTATGCGGATTTGATGAACGTACTGTACGATAAGGATCATTACAAGCTTGCATTGGGACAGCTAAACACGGCCAGACATTTGATTGATAC CGTTGCGAAGGATTACGTTCGTCTGTTGAAGTTCGGTGATTCATTGTATCGATGCAAGCAGCTCAAGAAGGCCGCCTTGGGTCGTATGGCCACGATCATGAAGCGTCAGGCATCGAACTTGACGTACCTGGAGGAAGTTCGGCAGCATCTGTCCCGTTTGCCTTCGATCGATCCGTACACACGTACCATCATTGTGTGTGGGTTCCCGAACGTTGGCAAGTCCAGTTTCCTGAACAAGGTGACCCGGGCTGATGTGGACGTTCAGCCGTACGCTTTCACCACGAAAAGCTTGTACGTGGGCCACATGGACCACAAGTATTTGCGCTGGCAGGTGATCGATACGCCCGGTATCCTTGATCATCCGCTTGAGGAACGTAACGTGATTGAAATGCAGGCCATTACGGCGATGGCACATCTGCGCGCCTGCATCATGTACGTGATGGACGTGTCGGAGCAGTGTGGCCATTCGATCGAAGAGCAGGCCAAACTGTTTGACAGCATCAAACCGTTGTTCGCCAACAAACCACTCGTGCTGGTGCTGAACAAGACGGATGTGTTGAAGTTCAGTGAGCTCGCGCCAGAAAAGCAGCAGATTATCGAAGCTTTGTCCGAGGATCGTGAAGTGATTCCCATTCTGGAGATGTCAACCGCCACCGAGGAGGGCGTGATGGAGGTGAAGTTGGAAGCGTGCGAGCGCCTTCTCGGGTACCGCGTCGATCAGAAGCTAAAGACGAAGAAGCTTGACGGTATATTGAACCGACTGCACGTGGCAATGCCGGAAAAGCGTGACGAAAAGGATCGTCCCGCGTTCATTCCGGAATCGGTGCTTGCTGCGCGTACTGCCAATGCGGACAAGATCGCCAAACGGCAGCGCAAGCTGGAGAAGGAAATCGAGCTGGAGATGGGAGACGAGTACACGCTGGATCTGAAGAAGAACTACACGACGATTCCGGAGGAGGAGCGTTACGACGTAATACCCGAGTTCCTGAATGGTGTCAACATTGCGGACTATATCGATGCAGACATTTTCGAGAAGCTCGAAGAGCTCGAACGCGAGGAAGGTTTGCGAATGGATTCTGGCTTCTACGAACCACCAGCGCTCAATCTGGACGAAACATTGCTCGAAATCCGCGAGATGGCTAAACAGATCCGTCTGCGGCGCTTCCAGCTCAAGGACAGCAGGAAGCTGGCACAGAAGAGCGGTCGTCCGATTATGCCCCGACACAAACAGGCGATGGTACGCACACGCAAAGCGGATGATCTGCGCAAGACGATGGAAAATCTCGGTGTGGACATGTCTGGCACGGATGATTCGAACTTTACCAAGAACCAGGTCAGCATCAAGCGTGGCATTATACCGGCGGTCGGTGGACCGAAAACACCGAAGAAGGATCACGAATCACGCGCGATCTGCAAGGCGACTGGGCTGCCACTCAAGCGAAAAACACCACGCAACGAACTGGGCATCAAAGATGTTATG CTTAAAGCGAAGGCAAAGATCATGGCGAAACACGACATTGCGAAGCGTGTTACGAAGATGTCCCGCCGGGGTGAAGCCGATCGACATATACCAGATCTTAAACCAAAACATCTGTTCGCCGGCAAACGAGGCGCTGGCAAAACTGAGCGTCGttag